In Mastacembelus armatus chromosome 4, fMasArm1.2, whole genome shotgun sequence, the following are encoded in one genomic region:
- the mfsd8l1 gene encoding major facilitator superfamily domain-containing protein 8 encodes MDIRRKKKLTFLTIGLIFLLSGVEYAVILPTVWRYLQTLDAAPYFLGLALSAFSLSGLLSGPLFGHWSDRTRTTKKIILFANLFEIAGNFMYFMGFSKWLLLSSRLVAGIGAGAGSSIFGFLTRSTAPEDRATVFAAVMACRQAGLLIGPAFNIFLRLCDFHLGPFVVNKYTAPGLFMCLLWILLQLAVVFLYWDLPCLERVKAQKSSPSKNTEEENEQGLRNDQGEDDDEEKPLMGSAEQAGSYSSVVTPYPATNHNCAASNAMLNHISPPASPLPSESLESPRPFKNFSISREFLREEVVVLLAAQFITLFNQTALETMVTPLTQKYFGYGELENSIMYCLCGVEVIAGFLFVRWLSQRVAERVVLAIGLTICNISGVWCLIFVANPLGGFPWELTEFIIGVFLQVLGLPFVAVAQVSLFSKVTAERTQGFSQGVRRSVGGLATILGPLWAGGLTENMYIMMGVMMALLALLTTMLAFSYDRLVEPAAEEQADSPDSCG; translated from the exons ATGGATATTCGACGGAAAAAGAAGCTGACATTCCTCACCATTGGACTCATTTTTCTTCTTAGCGGCGTGGAATATG CTGTAATATTACCCACAGTATGGAGGTACTTGCAGACTTTAGATGCAGCGCCTTATTTCCTGGGTTTGGCCCTCTCGGCATTCAGCTTGAGTGGCCTCCTGTCAGGACCACTATTTGGCCACTGGTCTGACAGAACGCGAACCACTAAGAAGATCATCCTGTTTGCCAACCTTTTTGAGATTGCGG GTAATTTCATGTACTTCATGGGCTTCTCCAAGTGGCTCCTACTGTCAAGCAGGTTGGTTGCAG gCATTGGCGCAGGTGCTGGCTCATCTATCTTTGGCTTCCTGACCAGAAGCACTGCTCCAGAGGACCGTGCCACAGTATTTGCTGCAGTCATGGCATGTCGACAAGCTGGCTTACTGATTG GTCCAGCATTCAACATCTTCCTCAGGCTTTGTGATTTCCACCTGGGTCCATTTGTTGTTAATAAATATACTGCACCTGGG TTGTTTATGTGCTTGCTATGGATTCTCCTTCAGCTGGCTGTGGTCTTCTTGTATTGGGACCTCCCATGTCTTGAGCGGGTCAAGGCACAGAAGAGCTCACCAAGCAAGAACACTGAAGAGGAGAACGAGCAAGGCCTTAGGAATGATCAGGGGGAGGACGATGACGAGGAAAAGCCATTGATGGGGTCTGCGGAGCAAGCAGGGTCCTACAGTTCAGTGGTGACACCTTACCCCGCAACAAACCACAACTGTGCAGCCTCCAATGCCATGCTCAATCATATCTCCCCACCTGCCTCGCCTCTGCCATCAGAGTCCCTTGAGTCGCCCAGACCCTTTAAAAATTTCAGTATATCCCGAG AGTTCCTGAGAGAAGAGGTGGTTGTACTGCTGGCTGCTCAGTTTATCACTCTCTTCAACCAGACAGCACTGGAG ACAATGGTGACTCCACTGACCCAGAAGTATTTTGGCTATGGAGAGCTGGAGAACAGCATCATGTACTGTCTCTGTGGTGTAGAGGTGATCGCTGGCTTCCTGTTTGTGCGTTGGCTTAGCCAGCGCGTTGCTGAGCGTGTGGTCCTGGCCATTGGTTTGACCATCTGCAACATTTCTGGTGTCTGGTGTCTGATCTTCGTGGCTAACCCCCTAG GTGGATTTCCTTGGGAGCTGACGGAGTTCATCATTGGagtgtttctgcaggttttggGTTTGCCATTTGTAGCTGTGGCCCAGGTTTCCCTCTTCTCCAAAGTTACTGCTGAGAGAACACAAG GTTTCAGTCAGGGAGTGCGTCGCTCAGTGGGAGGTCTAGCTACCATCCTGGGCCCTCTTTGGGCCGGAGGCCTTACTGAGAACATGTACATCATGATGGGTGTGATGATGGCACTGCTGGCACTGCTAACG ACGATGCTGGCTTTTTCTTATGACCGTTTGGTTGAGCCTGCTGCTGAGGAACAAGCAGACAGCCCAGACAGCTGTGGCTAA